In a genomic window of Coprococcus eutactus:
- a CDS encoding phospho-sugar mutase gives MDAEQKYEMWLGSDQVDEYTKKELISIRDNAEEIEDRFYTNLEFGTGGLRGVMGAGTNRMNIYTVRMATQGIANYLAKLGISEPSAAIAFDNRNNASLYALETALCLCANGVKVYLFDALRPTPELSFAVRYLHCNIGVNITASHNPKEYNGYKVYWDDGAQIVSPQDKEIIAEVNNIEDFSMVKTMDKDAAIDAGLLNVIGQEIDDAYIGELHKLVMNPEEIQKAGDLKIVYSPLHGTGLKPVTRVLSELGFKDVHVVEEQAVQDGNFPTVKSPNPEGAEAYALSLELAKKVGGELILVTDPDADRLGMYGYDSKNNEYKEFTGNMFGAILCDYVLMQRSRSGRLPENPAIVTTVVITNMVKEICKKYDTFCDCNNLIGFKNIASRMRAYEQTGEHNYVFGLEDTFGCLPGTYARDKDSVGTLMLLCEAAAYYKNRGMTLWDRMVELWQEYGFYKEKVQTMKFDGREGAAKIQSMIQTLRDNPVRKVGAYSVEKIYDYKLGTETDAATGKSEAAVLPKSNMIYYQLADGAWFLVRPSGTEPKIKFYLGVKGSSQEDAAEQLDELAANVKAMFS, from the coding sequence ATGGATGCAGAACAGAAATATGAGATGTGGCTTGGCAGTGACCAGGTTGACGAGTACACAAAGAAAGAGCTTATCAGTATCAGAGATAATGCAGAAGAGATTGAGGACAGATTCTATACAAATCTGGAATTTGGAACAGGCGGACTTCGAGGCGTGATGGGAGCGGGAACAAACCGCATGAACATATATACAGTCCGCATGGCGACACAGGGAATAGCAAATTATCTGGCAAAGCTCGGAATATCAGAGCCGTCGGCAGCTATAGCATTTGACAACAGAAACAATGCATCGCTGTATGCGCTTGAAACTGCTCTCTGCCTGTGTGCAAATGGTGTGAAGGTGTATCTGTTTGATGCACTCCGCCCGACACCGGAGCTTTCATTTGCGGTCAGATATCTGCACTGTAATATCGGCGTGAATATAACGGCAAGCCACAATCCAAAGGAGTACAACGGATATAAGGTTTACTGGGATGACGGAGCCCAGATCGTATCTCCACAGGATAAGGAGATCATTGCAGAGGTCAACAATATAGAAGATTTCTCCATGGTTAAGACTATGGACAAGGACGCTGCAATAGATGCAGGACTGTTGAATGTGATCGGTCAGGAGATCGATGACGCATATATAGGAGAGCTTCACAAGCTTGTCATGAATCCGGAGGAGATTCAGAAGGCGGGAGATCTGAAGATCGTATATTCTCCGCTCCACGGAACAGGCCTTAAGCCTGTTACAAGAGTTCTCAGCGAGCTTGGTTTCAAGGATGTACATGTCGTTGAGGAGCAGGCTGTTCAGGATGGTAATTTCCCAACTGTAAAGTCCCCAAATCCTGAGGGCGCAGAGGCGTATGCCCTGAGTCTTGAGCTGGCGAAGAAGGTCGGCGGCGAGCTTATACTTGTCACAGATCCTGATGCGGACAGACTTGGGATGTATGGATATGACAGCAAGAATAATGAATATAAAGAATTTACGGGCAATATGTTCGGTGCGATCCTTTGTGATTACGTGCTGATGCAGAGATCCCGGAGCGGAAGACTGCCTGAGAATCCGGCGATTGTAACTACGGTTGTTATCACCAATATGGTCAAGGAGATATGTAAGAAGTACGACACCTTCTGTGACTGCAACAACCTGATCGGATTTAAGAATATAGCATCGAGAATGAGAGCTTACGAGCAGACAGGTGAACACAATTATGTGTTCGGGCTTGAGGATACATTTGGCTGTCTGCCTGGCACATATGCAAGGGACAAGGACTCGGTTGGAACGCTGATGCTTCTCTGTGAGGCTGCGGCATACTACAAGAACCGTGGAATGACTCTGTGGGACAGAATGGTTGAGCTATGGCAGGAATATGGATTCTACAAGGAGAAGGTTCAGACTATGAAGTTTGACGGACGTGAGGGCGCTGCAAAGATACAGTCTATGATTCAGACTTTGAGAGATAATCCGGTCCGGAAGGTCGGCGCTTACAGTGTGGAGAAGATCTACGACTACAAGCTTGGAACAGAGACAGACGCCGCAACAGGCAAATCCGAAGCGGCAGTTCTTCCAAAGTCCAACATGATATATTACCAGCTTGCGGATGGCGCGTGGTTCCTTGTGAGACCTTCAGGCACAGAACCGAAGATCAAGTTCTACCTCGGGGTAAAGGGAAGCTCTCAGGAGGATGCGGCAGAGCAGCTTGACGAGCTTGCAGCAAATGTGAAGGCGATGTTCTCGTAA
- a CDS encoding phospho-sugar mutase, whose protein sequence is MGYMDEYKFWLESDCFDEKTKEELRSIADDDKEIQDRFYKNLKFGTGGMRGIMGAGTNRMNIYTVTKATQGLAEYILEVGPEAAKRGVVIAHDCRNMSAEFTEASALCLNANGIKTYVFDALRPTPELSFAVRELGCIAGIVVTASHNPPEYNGYKVYWEDGSQIVSPQDQDILKHVADVERYEDVKTMDKDKAVADGLFCMVPASVDENYYQALIKQTIHGDIIPKVADDIKIVYTPLHGTGNVPVREVLKRLGFKHVYVVEEQTVPDGDFSTVKSPNPEEPSAFAMGIELAKKVDADVIMATDPDADRLGIYVKDSTGIWKDTEFADDPAYPYVRFNANMTGALIAEYVCREQKAVGKLPANGAICNTVVSTNLTKAIAENYNLKYIETLTGFKYIGEQILLFEKNNTYKFIFGMEESFGCLVGDYTRDKDACAAVVILCEIAAFYKLQGETICNAMEEVYRKYGYYFEGAFGITLKGVDGAAQIKEMMENFRNHPLTTFAGIKVTGMRDYVSGIRKPLDGEEENMGLPKSNVLYYELENNAWFAVRPSGNEPKIKFYFGVNENSLKNAMSKIDEMKACVQELVK, encoded by the coding sequence ATGGGTTACATGGACGAATACAAGTTCTGGCTTGAGTCAGACTGCTTTGATGAGAAGACCAAGGAAGAGCTTAGAAGTATCGCAGATGATGACAAAGAGATCCAGGACAGATTCTACAAGAATCTGAAATTTGGAACCGGCGGAATGCGCGGAATCATGGGTGCTGGAACCAACAGAATGAATATATATACAGTTACAAAGGCTACACAGGGCCTTGCTGAATACATACTTGAGGTTGGCCCTGAGGCTGCTAAGAGAGGTGTAGTAATTGCACATGACTGTCGAAATATGTCAGCAGAGTTCACGGAGGCATCAGCTCTGTGTCTCAACGCAAATGGTATAAAGACTTATGTGTTTGATGCACTCCGCCCTACACCTGAGCTTTCATTTGCAGTGAGAGAGCTTGGATGTATAGCCGGAATCGTGGTGACAGCAAGCCACAATCCACCTGAGTACAACGGCTATAAGGTGTACTGGGAGGACGGCAGCCAGATCGTATCCCCTCAGGATCAGGATATCCTGAAGCATGTGGCGGATGTTGAGAGATACGAGGATGTCAAGACCATGGACAAGGACAAGGCGGTTGCAGACGGTCTGTTCTGTATGGTTCCTGCAAGCGTAGATGAGAACTACTATCAGGCGCTCATAAAGCAGACTATCCACGGCGACATCATTCCGAAGGTTGCAGACGATATCAAGATAGTATACACACCACTTCACGGAACAGGGAATGTACCTGTAAGAGAAGTGCTCAAGAGACTTGGCTTCAAGCACGTATATGTTGTAGAGGAGCAGACTGTTCCTGACGGAGACTTCAGTACAGTCAAGTCACCAAATCCGGAGGAACCATCAGCATTTGCCATGGGAATAGAACTGGCAAAGAAGGTTGATGCGGACGTTATCATGGCCACAGATCCTGATGCAGACAGACTTGGAATATACGTCAAGGACAGCACGGGAATCTGGAAGGACACGGAATTTGCAGATGATCCTGCATATCCATATGTCCGATTCAATGCCAATATGACAGGTGCCCTGATAGCAGAATATGTATGCCGCGAGCAGAAGGCAGTCGGCAAGCTGCCGGCAAACGGAGCTATCTGTAACACGGTTGTCAGCACCAATCTTACAAAGGCGATAGCAGAGAATTACAACCTGAAATATATAGAGACACTCACCGGATTCAAGTACATAGGTGAGCAGATACTTCTTTTTGAGAAGAACAACACATACAAGTTCATCTTCGGAATGGAGGAGAGCTTTGGATGTTTGGTAGGAGACTACACTCGTGACAAGGACGCCTGCGCAGCCGTTGTCATTTTATGTGAAATAGCAGCGTTTTATAAGCTGCAGGGAGAAACCATCTGTAATGCCATGGAAGAGGTTTACCGCAAATATGGCTATTACTTTGAAGGTGCGTTTGGGATAACTCTAAAGGGTGTAGATGGTGCAGCACAGATTAAGGAGATGATGGAGAACTTCAGAAACCATCCACTTACGACCTTTGCAGGTATCAAAGTTACCGGCATGAGAGACTATGTGAGCGGAATCCGCAAGCCGCTTGATGGTGAGGAGGAGAATATGGGCCTTCCAAAGTCGAACGTGCTGTACTATGAGCTGGAAAATAATGCGTGGTTCGCGGTTAGGCCTTCCGGAAACGAACCAAAGATCAAATTCTACTTTGGCGTGAATGAAAACAGCCTAAAAAATGCCATGTCAAAGATAGACGAGATGAAAGCATGTGTGCAGGAGCTTGTTAAATAA
- a CDS encoding alpha-galactosidase, which translates to MSIRYDETNRIFELDTRNTSYRIGIADEEGFVGHIYYGQKIRPQKCDQFLRTCEAPFVPSKNNRERCSFMDTFPTEYSGNGIGDYRESCIAVKTANGSRTVDLKFVDYDIVNGKPGISGLPASFAGEEEVQTLVVHMMDGGCGIDVDLIYSVFEDEDVITRSVSVKNAGDKDIRLTKVYSACIDMDDEDFEMLTLHGSWARERQIERRPIAYGKQSVSSLRGESSHQDHPFMAWMTKGTDQTTGDVYGMHFVYSGNFIAQIEKSQFDSIRAVMGIHSEGFEWWLTPGETFTAPEVVLTYSHDGLGQMTRNLHDFYRCHMIRSRYLHKKRPVLINNWEATYFDFDTDKLLAIAKSAAEHGIEMLVMDDGWFGHRNDDATSLGDWFVNENKIKGGLKHLVDEVNKLGLKFGIWMEPEMISPDSELYRKHPDWAFAVPERAATLSRNQYVLDLSRKEVRDYVYECVHNVISSANIEYVKWDMNRQLTDIGSVEFTGDRQGELAHRYVLGVYELQERLVNDFPDLLLENCSGGGARFDPGMLFYSPQIWCSDDTDAIERLSIQEGTELIYPLSTMGAHVSDCPNHTVGRSTPFMTRAHVALAGTFGYELDITKISEEERAMIPEQVSMYHKYNDLVREGDYYRVASYRENGLYDCWMVVAKDKSEALVTYVQVLGRPNMHSRKIKLLGLYAAADYRLDGTDEVYGGDLLMNAGMLVEDMRGDYMSRLYHFVLDNSLT; encoded by the coding sequence ATGAGCATAAGATATGATGAGACAAACAGAATATTTGAACTTGATACGAGAAACACGAGTTACCGGATCGGAATCGCCGATGAAGAGGGGTTTGTCGGACATATATATTATGGACAGAAGATTCGTCCGCAGAAATGTGATCAGTTTTTGAGAACGTGTGAGGCTCCTTTTGTTCCGTCCAAGAATAACAGGGAGAGATGTTCATTTATGGACACATTTCCGACAGAGTATTCCGGAAATGGAATAGGAGACTACAGGGAGAGTTGTATTGCAGTAAAGACCGCAAATGGCAGCAGAACCGTTGATTTGAAATTTGTGGATTACGATATTGTAAATGGAAAGCCGGGGATTAGTGGCCTTCCGGCATCATTTGCGGGAGAAGAGGAGGTTCAGACTCTCGTTGTCCATATGATGGATGGGGGATGTGGCATTGATGTTGACCTGATATATTCTGTGTTTGAGGATGAGGATGTTATAACCAGAAGTGTGAGTGTGAAAAATGCAGGTGATAAGGATATCAGGCTCACAAAGGTATATTCTGCATGTATAGACATGGATGACGAGGATTTTGAGATGCTCACTCTCCACGGCTCATGGGCCAGGGAGAGACAGATCGAGAGACGCCCGATAGCTTATGGCAAGCAGAGTGTAAGCTCTCTCCGCGGTGAGTCATCCCACCAGGACCATCCGTTTATGGCATGGATGACAAAGGGTACAGATCAGACTACGGGTGATGTATATGGAATGCATTTTGTGTACTCGGGTAACTTCATCGCACAGATAGAGAAATCACAGTTTGATTCCATACGCGCAGTCATGGGCATACATTCAGAGGGATTTGAGTGGTGGCTCACGCCTGGAGAGACATTTACAGCGCCTGAGGTTGTGCTTACATACAGCCATGATGGACTTGGACAGATGACTAGAAATCTTCATGATTTTTACAGATGCCACATGATAAGGAGCAGATATCTTCACAAGAAGAGACCTGTCCTCATCAACAACTGGGAGGCTACATATTTTGACTTTGATACCGATAAGCTCCTTGCGATAGCAAAGAGTGCGGCAGAACATGGAATAGAGATGCTGGTCATGGATGATGGCTGGTTTGGACATAGAAATGATGACGCCACAAGTCTTGGAGACTGGTTTGTAAATGAAAACAAGATCAAGGGCGGTTTGAAACATCTTGTTGATGAGGTGAATAAGCTGGGGCTGAAATTTGGAATATGGATGGAGCCTGAAATGATTTCTCCTGATTCTGAACTTTACAGAAAGCATCCTGACTGGGCGTTTGCGGTTCCGGAGAGAGCGGCTACATTATCGCGAAATCAGTACGTGCTTGATCTCTCGAGAAAAGAAGTTAGAGACTACGTGTATGAATGTGTGCATAACGTGATATCATCCGCAAATATTGAGTATGTTAAGTGGGATATGAACAGACAGCTCACGGATATTGGCAGCGTAGAATTCACCGGAGACAGGCAGGGAGAATTGGCTCACAGGTATGTGCTTGGAGTATATGAGCTGCAAGAGCGCCTTGTTAACGATTTTCCAGATCTTTTGCTTGAGAACTGCTCGGGCGGTGGTGCAAGATTTGACCCTGGCATGCTTTTCTACAGTCCGCAGATATGGTGCTCCGATGACACGGATGCCATAGAGAGACTTTCTATACAGGAGGGAACGGAACTGATATATCCGCTTTCGACCATGGGCGCCCATGTGTCGGATTGCCCTAATCACACAGTTGGAAGGAGTACACCTTTTATGACCAGGGCACATGTGGCTCTGGCGGGAACATTTGGCTATGAGCTCGATATCACAAAAATAAGTGAAGAAGAACGTGCGATGATCCCTGAGCAGGTCTCTATGTATCATAAATATAATGATCTTGTAAGGGAGGGTGATTATTATAGGGTTGCATCGTACAGGGAAAATGGACTGTATGATTGCTGGATGGTTGTTGCAAAGGATAAGAGTGAGGCATTGGTGACTTACGTTCAGGTGCTTGGAAGACCTAATATGCACAGCAGAAAGATAAAACTTTTAGGGCTTTACGCGGCTGCAGATTACAGACTTGATGGCACGGACGAAGTGTATGGGGGAGATCTTCTGATGAATGCCGGGATGCTTGTGGAAGATATGCGTGGGGATTATATGAGCAGACTTTATCACTTTGTGCTTGACAATAGTTTAACTTAA
- a CDS encoding LacI family DNA-binding transcriptional regulator: MAKSVKLGDIAAIVGVSTVTVSKALSDQKGVSEELRAQIKQLADEMGYQSPSEIRKKTAKKKYNIGVLIQEIYLGKYPSFYWQLYQVLNKKAVTRGCFTMLEFVTRDSVLNADMPMLLEDDKVDGIVVVGSMGKEYLEKLEKTAKVPIEYVDYYDNSRPIDTVIANSFYGSYMLTNYLHDMGHRDIAYVGTIGSTNSITDRYLGYVKSLLEHGIPLREDWVIPDRDVKTGQFDEENCFKLPGNMPTAFVCNCDLAAATLIKILNAVGYRVPEDVSVVGFDNYLYPGTCDIGVTTYEINMQEMAERTLHKIIKKISNEKYTDGIFVVDGRIVIKDSVARIER; this comes from the coding sequence ATGGCAAAATCAGTAAAATTAGGAGACATAGCTGCCATTGTTGGCGTGAGTACCGTGACGGTCTCAAAAGCACTTTCAGATCAGAAGGGTGTAAGCGAGGAACTCAGAGCACAGATCAAACAGTTGGCAGATGAGATGGGATATCAGTCACCATCTGAGATCAGAAAGAAGACGGCAAAGAAAAAGTATAATATTGGTGTTCTCATTCAAGAGATATACCTTGGAAAGTATCCATCGTTCTATTGGCAGTTATATCAGGTGCTTAACAAAAAGGCGGTGACAAGAGGCTGCTTTACTATGCTGGAGTTTGTTACTAGAGATAGTGTATTGAACGCTGATATGCCTATGCTCTTGGAGGATGACAAGGTTGATGGAATAGTTGTTGTAGGTTCCATGGGTAAGGAATACCTGGAAAAGCTGGAGAAGACAGCCAAGGTTCCTATAGAATATGTGGATTACTATGACAATTCGAGGCCGATAGACACGGTTATAGCAAACAGTTTCTATGGAAGCTATATGCTGACTAATTATCTGCATGATATGGGACATAGAGATATTGCATATGTTGGCACGATAGGTTCAACGAACAGTATAACTGACAGATATCTGGGTTATGTAAAATCATTGCTGGAGCATGGTATTCCGCTCAGAGAAGACTGGGTTATTCCGGACAGAGATGTGAAGACGGGGCAGTTTGACGAGGAGAACTGCTTCAAACTTCCGGGGAATATGCCTACAGCGTTTGTGTGCAACTGTGACCTTGCGGCAGCTACGCTCATAAAGATACTCAATGCTGTGGGCTACAGAGTTCCTGAGGATGTGTCCGTTGTGGGGTTTGATAATTACTTGTATCCTGGAACCTGCGATATAGGCGTGACCACATACGAGATCAATATGCAGGAGATGGCAGAGAGAACCCTGCATAAGATTATAAAAAAGATATCCAACGAAAAATATACTGATGGCATATTTGTCGTGGATGGACGAATCGTGATAAAGGATAGCGTTGCCAGAATAGAACGATAA
- a CDS encoding helix-turn-helix transcriptional regulator — translation MLAKELISCTVLSGYNIQKDIDNARFHSAFFTYEESMINDGLIHLLASGDNSFAYSCSYTFSFIPCYHFFYIYEGTLTVTSGSSKSSYSKNTAALFEAGSEITYATNGKCRFYEAFILGAPLRLYHEFLPESIYYKKDSAGASVLWSHLSLISRLQGELSATDIFRISKWFNDILTELCVFIENSSKKMDCVPSYLLSVKNQMDKNYAEPLSLDDLEATYRISRYRICREFSFHFGESPMRYLNSRRIDAAKRLLLTTDLSVHEVGSQVGIENTNHFINLFKKDTGTTPLSFKQAAPVSISDLHYN, via the coding sequence ATGTTAGCTAAAGAATTAATTTCCTGCACTGTACTGTCAGGTTACAATATTCAGAAAGATATTGACAACGCAAGATTCCACAGTGCGTTCTTTACATATGAAGAATCAATGATTAACGATGGCCTGATTCATCTTCTTGCCAGCGGCGATAATTCTTTTGCTTATTCATGCAGTTATACCTTCTCTTTCATCCCGTGTTACCATTTCTTCTATATATATGAAGGAACTCTTACAGTAACATCAGGCAGCAGCAAATCATCATATTCCAAGAATACAGCCGCACTTTTTGAGGCAGGATCAGAAATAACATACGCCACGAACGGCAAGTGTCGTTTCTACGAGGCATTCATCCTCGGAGCTCCGCTTCGCCTGTATCACGAGTTTCTCCCCGAATCCATATATTATAAAAAGGACTCTGCCGGAGCCTCTGTACTCTGGAGCCATCTTTCACTGATAAGCAGACTCCAAGGGGAGTTGTCTGCCACCGATATTTTCAGAATTTCCAAATGGTTCAATGATATCCTGACCGAATTATGTGTATTTATTGAAAACTCATCCAAGAAGATGGATTGTGTGCCTTCTTACCTTTTATCGGTAAAGAATCAGATGGATAAAAACTACGCCGAACCGCTGTCGCTTGATGACCTCGAGGCAACTTACAGGATCAGCAGATACAGGATATGCAGAGAATTTTCATTTCACTTCGGTGAATCACCTATGCGCTATCTCAACAGTCGCAGGATCGATGCTGCCAAAAGGCTCCTTCTCACAACAGATCTGTCCGTCCACGAGGTCGGATCCCAGGTTGGAATCGAGAACACAAACCATTTTATAAATCTGTTCAAAAAAGACACCGGTACAACTCCGCTGTCTTTCAAGCAGGCTGCACCGGTGTCTATTTCCGATTTGCATTACAATTGA
- a CDS encoding ABC transporter substrate-binding protein, with product MKSKRIACIAMAGLMAASLAGCGGSDSDNKDTAEATKATTEAAGSDSADDTTADAEGIKSYADIQLGTDFTDLSAEIKFYNNRTDMDSDDYGGKNWKQYLEDFNKEYPNIKVDVITDTNYAEDALTHLQSGNYETVMCIPAVDMADLSTYFMSFGDYDTMSSLVNYSNRWLYQGQVYGVPLAATTQGIVYNKKVFADAGVTDVPKTPEEFIAALKAIKDKNPDCIPLYTNYAAGWTMGAWDDYIAITATGDATYKNQKLAHTKDPFKNYGDDTHAYAVYKILYDAVSQGLTEDDYSTTDWESCKGMINNGEIGCMVLGSWAYPQMEAGGPNADDIGYIPFPISVNGKQYASSGADYCYGINVNASDDEKQAALVFVKWMTEKSGYAYNEDSLAIVPGSESKISFDGVDFVADEAALEGEEDYLNQLNSESELNVSNGGNDKIQAIIEHAANGDMSFDDIMAEWNQKWSDAQESLGIEVTEK from the coding sequence ATGAAATCAAAGCGTATTGCATGTATCGCAATGGCTGGTCTTATGGCAGCATCACTTGCAGGTTGTGGAGGCTCAGACAGCGATAACAAGGACACAGCAGAGGCAACAAAGGCTACCACAGAGGCAGCAGGAAGTGATTCAGCAGATGACACAACAGCTGATGCTGAGGGAATCAAGTCATATGCAGACATCCAGTTAGGAACAGACTTCACAGATCTTTCAGCGGAGATCAAGTTCTACAACAACAGAACTGATATGGACTCAGATGACTACGGCGGAAAGAACTGGAAGCAGTATCTTGAGGACTTCAACAAGGAGTATCCAAATATCAAGGTTGATGTTATCACAGATACAAACTATGCAGAAGATGCTCTTACACATCTTCAGTCAGGAAACTACGAGACAGTAATGTGTATCCCGGCAGTTGACATGGCAGACCTTTCAACATATTTCATGTCATTTGGCGATTATGATACAATGAGCAGTCTTGTAAATTACTCAAACAGATGGCTGTATCAGGGTCAGGTATATGGTGTACCTCTTGCAGCTACAACACAGGGTATCGTATACAACAAGAAAGTATTTGCTGATGCAGGTGTGACAGACGTACCTAAGACACCAGAGGAGTTCATCGCGGCACTCAAGGCAATCAAGGATAAGAATCCGGATTGTATTCCACTTTACACAAACTATGCAGCAGGCTGGACAATGGGAGCCTGGGATGATTATATCGCGATCACAGCAACAGGCGATGCTACATACAAGAACCAGAAGTTAGCCCATACAAAGGATCCATTCAAGAACTATGGCGACGATACACATGCTTATGCAGTATATAAGATCCTTTACGATGCAGTATCACAGGGACTTACAGAGGATGATTACTCAACAACAGATTGGGAGTCATGTAAGGGAATGATCAACAACGGCGAGATCGGATGTATGGTGCTTGGTTCATGGGCATACCCACAGATGGAAGCAGGCGGACCTAACGCAGACGATATAGGATACATTCCTTTCCCTATCTCAGTAAATGGTAAGCAGTACGCTTCATCAGGTGCAGATTACTGCTACGGTATCAACGTAAACGCTTCAGATGATGAGAAACAGGCAGCTCTTGTATTTGTTAAGTGGATGACAGAGAAGTCAGGATATGCTTACAACGAGGATTCACTTGCAATTGTTCCTGGTTCAGAGTCAAAGATCTCATTCGACGGTGTTGACTTCGTTGCAGACGAGGCAGCTCTTGAGGGCGAGGAGGATTACCTCAACCAGCTCAACTCAGAGTCAGAGCTTAACGTAAGCAATGGTGGTAACGACAAGATCCAGGCCATCATCGAGCATGCTGCAAACGGCGACATGTCATTCGACGATATCATGGCTGAGTGGAACCAGAAGTGGTCAGATGCTCAGGAGTCATTAGGAATCGAAGTTACTGAGAAGTAA
- a CDS encoding carbohydrate ABC transporter permease, whose protein sequence is MSMANKKQSGFGKWASSRKGQQVIICAAFAIIPLLLLLVFTYIPFGEMVKFSFYKMKYTTPVEKREFVGLANYIDVFTRKDCFGALKLSLYYIVGALVQLVLALFLATLLSFRVKGGNLFKGFIFFPYLISGIAVGFIFKFFFTRGFVFDSILQLCGFSLDNLPYWLKDQSVNNWTLVSTSVWRYLGQMMVLFIGAIMSVDAELYEAAELDGANKFQQFRYIILPSIKTIVTLNVILAITGSLSAFEQPFVITTGANGTGTYFIIMNKIAHTSQKVGLASAMAVVLLLIILICAALQKLFFEYIFKDSSSDDESYKAKKLRKKQERDTKKYVKQMAASAKGGK, encoded by the coding sequence ATGAGTATGGCTAACAAAAAACAATCCGGCTTTGGTAAATGGGCGTCAAGCAGGAAGGGGCAGCAGGTTATAATATGCGCAGCCTTCGCAATTATCCCATTGCTTTTGCTATTAGTATTTACATATATACCATTCGGAGAGATGGTTAAATTTAGTTTCTACAAGATGAAATATACGACGCCTGTAGAAAAGAGAGAATTCGTAGGATTAGCAAATTATATCGATGTGTTCACAAGAAAAGACTGTTTCGGTGCATTAAAGCTCAGTTTGTATTACATCGTAGGAGCACTTGTACAGTTAGTGCTTGCACTTTTCCTTGCAACTCTTCTGAGTTTCAGAGTAAAAGGTGGTAACCTTTTCAAGGGATTTATTTTCTTCCCTTATCTTATCAGTGGTATCGCTGTAGGTTTCATTTTCAAATTCTTCTTCACAAGAGGATTCGTGTTTGACTCAATCCTTCAGTTGTGTGGATTTAGCTTAGACAACCTTCCATACTGGCTCAAAGACCAGAGTGTCAACAACTGGACACTGGTTTCAACCTCGGTCTGGAGATACCTTGGACAGATGATGGTTCTCTTCATTGGAGCTATCATGTCGGTAGATGCAGAACTTTATGAGGCGGCAGAGCTTGATGGTGCAAATAAATTCCAGCAGTTTAGATATATCATACTGCCAAGTATCAAGACAATCGTTACATTAAATGTAATTTTAGCAATAACAGGATCACTCAGTGCTTTCGAGCAGCCTTTCGTTATCACAACAGGTGCAAACGGAACAGGTACTTACTTCATCATCATGAACAAGATAGCACATACAAGCCAGAAAGTCGGTCTTGCTTCAGCAATGGCCGTTGTACTTCTCCTTATCATACTTATATGTGCTGCGCTTCAGAAACTGTTCTTTGAGTACATATTCAAGGATTCAAGCTCAGATGATGAGAGTTATAAGGCAAAGAAGCTCCGCAAGAAACAGGAGAGAGATACCAAGAAATACGTGAAGCAGATGGCTGCTTCTGCGAAGGGAGGCAAGTAA